From Tripterygium wilfordii isolate XIE 37 chromosome 13, ASM1340144v1, whole genome shotgun sequence, the proteins below share one genomic window:
- the LOC120013837 gene encoding acylphosphatase-like encodes MTTQSATDPSPSPPTKTVRILIKGRVQGVFYRNWTIENATQLGLKGWVRNRRNGSVEALFSGDPDKVQEMEQRCRRGPPDALVTGFDVSPCNEDPGTGFERRPTV; translated from the exons ATGACCACCCAATCGGCCACCGATCCCTCTCCATCGCCCCCCACCAAAACG GTGAGGATTTTGATTAAGGGAAGAGTCCAGGGTGTCTTTTATCGGAACTGGACAATAGAGAATGCCACGCAATTGGGCTTGAAGGGTTGGGTTCGCAACAGGAGGAATGGTTCTGTGGAAGCTCTCTTCTCAGGGGATCCTGATAAGGTTCAGGAGATGGAGCAGCGGTGCAGGCGGGGCCCTCCCGATGCTCTGGTTACTGGGTTCGACGTATCCCCTTGCAACGAAGATCCTGGCACTGGATTTGAGCGCAGACCAACTGTTTGA
- the LOC120013838 gene encoding uncharacterized protein LOC120013838 codes for MEKYFGNAYRGDPGVPHADADRFVNIWVGSALFCAFTWNSPYMWQLTNQFNWHDRAFLFEQYHWKKAKEKNQPYKFQWNKMDKEIRDSYYFNWPVFFP; via the exons ATGGAGAAGTACTTCGGAAACGCGTACAGAGGAGACCCGGGAGTGCCCCACGCCGACGCTGACCGTTTCGTGAACATATGGGTCGGTTCAGCTCTCTTCTGTGCTTTCACCTGGAACAGTCCTTACATGTGGCAGCTCACTAATCAATTCAA CTGGCACGATAGAGCTTTTCTGTTTGAGCAGTATCACTGGAAGAAAGCAAAGGAGAAAAACCAGCCATACAAATTCCAG TGGAATAAGATGGACAAAGAGATCCGAGACTCCTATTATTTCAACTGGCCTGTCTTCTTTCCTTAA
- the LOC120011713 gene encoding heavy metal-associated isoprenylated plant protein 5 gives MGELFQSKFVRRMKEGAKNEGEKKPAAAAPAPAPAEKKDDDKVVLKIDMHCEGCARKIKRAVKHMDGVEDVKADTGANKLTVTGKVDPTKIKERLEEKTKKKVDIISPQPKKDAAPKPAEKSESKPAEKKAEEKKPPKESTVVLKIRLHCDGCIKKIKKTIVKIQGVDSVSVDNSKDLVTVKGTMDVNALVSYLKEKLKRPVEVVPAKKDDGAAEKKDKEAAGGDKKVKEVVGDEKKVKEVVGDEKKEKEKGGDDGKKEGGVAKVEVSKMEHFGYSQPGPSYWFDGHVYGQNYVADSYHQGYIAQGYVPPQSHVYEHPGYQQGSYMPMMEYHSQPPQMFSDENPNACSVM, from the exons ATGGGCGAG CTTTTTCAATCGAAATTTGTGCGAAGAATGAAGGAAGGTGCGAAGAATGAAGGCGAGAAGAAGCCTGCCGCTGCCGCTCCCGCTCCCGCTCCCGCTGAGAAGAAGGACGACGACAAGGTCGTTTTGAAGATCGATATGCATTGCGAAGGCTGTGCTAGGAAAATCAAGAGAGCAGTCAAACACATGGATG GTGTGGAAGATGTGAAGGCAGACACTGGGGCCAACAAACTGACTGTGACAGGAAAGGTGGACCCTACCAAAATCAAAGAGAGGCTTGAAgaaaagacaaagaagaaggtcGACATCATCTCTCCTCAGCCGAAAAAAGACGCCGCCCCAAAGCCGGCCGAGAAATCGGAAAGTAAACCAGCGGAGAAAAAGGCCGAAGAGAAAAAACCGCCTAAAGAG AGCACTGTCGTCCTGAAGATCAGGTTGCATTGCGATGGTTGCATCAAGAAGATCAAGAAGACAATCGTGAAGATCCAAG GAGTTGATAGCGTATCCGTAGATAATTCCAAGGATCTGGTGACGGTTAAGGGCACAATGGATGTGAATGCTCTAGTGTCGTATCTTAAGGAGAAGCTCAAGCGGCCAGTCGAGGTGGTTCCCGCCAAAAAGGACGACGGCGCTGCAGAGAAGAAAGACAAAGAAGCTGCTGGTGGGGACAAGAAGGTTAAAGAAGTTGTCGGCGACGAGAAGAAGGTTAAAGAAGTTGTCGGTgacgagaagaaagagaaggagaaaggCGGAGACGACGGGAAGAAGGAAGGTGGTGTGGCTAAAGTGGAGGTGAGCAAGATGGAGCATTTCGGATACTCGCAACCAGGTCCGTCGTACTGGTTCGATGGACATGTGTACGGTCAGAACTACGTAGCAGATAGTTATCACCAAGGGTACATAGCACAGGGTTACGTTCCTCCTCAGAGTCATGTTTACGAGCACCCAGGGTATCAGCAAGGATCATATATGCCTATGATGGAGTACCACTCGCAGCCTCCACAGATGTTCAGCGACGAGAATCCAAATGCGTGTTCCGTCATGTGA
- the LOC120013836 gene encoding auxin-responsive protein SAUR71-like — MFFLIQWAKRGAKIVRSVNSTKMKNREESIRSLVMLKLFIRKLQRVLVHLASREHDLDEEMDARIMIPEDVKEGHFAVVAVNGGEPKRFVVELGNLSNPQFLRLLEQAREEYGFCQTGVLALPCQPEELQRILKQKRRMVRSI; from the coding sequence ATGTTTTTTCTAATTCAGTGGGCAAAGAGAGGAGCAAAGATTGTTAGAAGTGTCAATAGTACCAAAATGAAAAACAGGGAAGAAAGCATTAGAAGCTTGGTGATGCTTAAGCTTTTCATAAGAAAGCTGCAGCGGGTTCTCGTGCATTTGGCGTCGAGAGAACATGATCTTGATGAAGAAATGGATGCTAGAATAATGATCCCTGAAGATGTTAAGGAGGGACATTTTGCAGTTGTTGCAGTTAATGGTGGAGAGCCTAAAAGGTTTGTGGTTGAGTTGGGGAACCTGAGTAATCCACAATTTCTGCGGTTACTGGAGCAGGCTAGAGAGGAATATGGATTTTGTCAAACAGGAGTCCTTGCACTCCCTTGCCAACCTGAGGAACTACAGCGGATTCTGAAGCAAAAGAGAAGAATGGTAAGGTCCATTTAA